The Streptomyces phaeolivaceus genome has a window encoding:
- a CDS encoding phosphotransferase: protein MVRTLAEEAPPSLPQVSQHGDYMPKNWMWDES from the coding sequence ATGGTGCGCACGCTCGCCGAGGAAGCTCCTCCGAGCCTGCCCCAGGTATCCCAACACGGCGACTACATGCCCAAGAACTGGATGTGGGACGAGAGCTAG
- a CDS encoding phosphotransferase enzyme family protein: MSEADEDEALTADVLGERYGIVVQVVEPVHMGTDTINRRVLTEDGARLFVKEYHSDADVEAARTAWDMSEYCRAARLPVPRIWPDLNGNLITIAEGSAWAVVDEAPGRVTTSAMTVELAEHIGTVMGRMHRVLAAYPMPRRVQQSRWRTGTVDDALAQADRVLTKALWQGHENPERLRADLDQRREDLHEHVHRLRDHLPSELVEQALHADFTRTNLVVLADAVTGVIDFRGASGMPAWELGRAAFDPRTVATSPQWDACALAMVSAYHAENPSLPSADVRACARAALLYTLFSFYGATTSEYDLHPEAETDLKRYWSEKQTTIRRLLNSLPDIEDAFADLLPDAGPARGF; the protein is encoded by the coding sequence ATGAGCGAAGCCGACGAGGACGAAGCATTGACGGCAGACGTGCTGGGGGAGCGGTACGGAATCGTCGTACAGGTGGTCGAGCCCGTGCACATGGGCACCGACACGATCAATCGACGAGTCCTGACCGAGGACGGAGCCCGGCTCTTCGTCAAGGAGTACCACTCGGATGCGGACGTGGAAGCGGCCCGCACCGCGTGGGACATGTCCGAGTACTGCCGGGCAGCCCGGCTCCCCGTTCCAAGGATCTGGCCCGACCTGAACGGCAACCTCATCACGATCGCGGAGGGCAGTGCCTGGGCGGTGGTCGACGAGGCGCCCGGACGCGTGACCACGTCGGCGATGACGGTGGAACTCGCCGAGCACATCGGCACGGTGATGGGACGCATGCACCGAGTGCTCGCCGCCTACCCGATGCCGAGAAGGGTGCAGCAGTCCCGCTGGCGTACCGGCACGGTGGACGATGCTCTCGCCCAGGCCGACCGGGTCCTGACCAAGGCCCTGTGGCAGGGGCACGAGAATCCCGAGCGTCTCCGTGCCGACCTCGACCAGCGTCGGGAGGACCTGCACGAGCATGTCCACCGGCTGCGCGACCACCTGCCCAGCGAGCTGGTGGAACAGGCACTACATGCGGATTTCACCCGCACCAACCTGGTCGTCCTCGCCGACGCCGTCACGGGTGTTATCGACTTCCGGGGCGCGAGCGGCATGCCGGCCTGGGAGCTGGGCCGGGCCGCATTCGACCCGCGCACCGTAGCCACGAGCCCGCAATGGGACGCCTGCGCGTTGGCGATGGTGAGCGCCTACCACGCCGAAAACCCAAGTCTTCCGTCTGCGGATGTGCGCGCCTGCGCGCGGGCCGCGCTGCTGTACACGCTCTTCAGCTTCTACGGCGCCACGACCAGCGAGTACGACCTGCACCCCGAAGCAGAGACGGACCTGAAGCGGTACTGGAGCGAGAAGCAGACGACCATCCGCCGCCTGCTGAACAGTCTCCCGGATATTGAGGACGCCTTCGCCGACCTCCTTCCAGACGCAGGACCCGCACGCGGCTTCTGA
- the ltrA gene encoding group II intron reverse transcriptase/maturase, translated as MTTGTSRAHAVLGDSGAVNGPEGGPTDWQSIDWHKAEEEVRRLRQRIFTASQAGDLKKVRNLQKLMLRSRSNTLLSVRRVTEINAGRKTAGVDGRVVLLPQGKAELADWMQHRATLWKPRPVKRVFVPKAGGRQRGLGIPVIIDRCLQAVAVNALEPEWEARFEPRSYGFRPGRGCHDAIGVIFLVVKGKNPRRQWILDADLAAAFDRIDHDRLLAALGHFPARGLVKQWMKAGVLDRGRLSPTEEGVPQGGIISPVLMNVALHGMEAAAGVRYQLTGVGAGELKEGSPSLVRYADDLVTLCHSRGEAEQVKERLAGWLAPRGLAFNEDKTRIVHLDEGCDFLGFTIRRYHGVLLIKPSKAAVRRIRARLTAEVRALRGQNATAVIAKLNPIIRGWAAYYRGVVSSEIFTALDNHVWKLVYKWARHTHPNKSRGWVAAQYFGRFNRSRQDRWVFGDRASGRYLTKFSWTKIVRHQLVAKGASVDDPALADYWASRRHRNKPPLSPYGLRLLQAQHGRCSLCGDLLLHADRQPQSPQEWEQWLRVTRMAVRSNALTVTPDGDQSDDHVAFQMIHTHCHRRRGGRGPATPGAS; from the coding sequence ATGACGACTGGAACCTCCCGGGCGCATGCCGTCCTGGGCGACAGCGGCGCGGTGAACGGACCGGAGGGCGGCCCCACCGACTGGCAGTCGATCGACTGGCACAAGGCGGAGGAGGAAGTACGGCGGCTGAGGCAGAGGATCTTCACGGCATCACAGGCAGGGGACCTCAAGAAGGTCCGCAATCTCCAGAAACTGATGCTCCGTTCCCGCTCCAACACGCTGCTGAGCGTGCGGCGGGTGACGGAGATCAACGCTGGCCGCAAGACGGCCGGGGTCGACGGGAGGGTCGTCCTGCTGCCCCAGGGCAAGGCCGAGCTGGCCGACTGGATGCAGCATCGGGCGACACTCTGGAAGCCCCGGCCCGTCAAGCGGGTGTTCGTGCCGAAGGCAGGCGGCCGTCAGCGCGGACTCGGGATCCCCGTGATCATTGACCGGTGTCTTCAAGCCGTGGCGGTGAACGCGCTGGAGCCCGAGTGGGAGGCACGGTTCGAGCCGAGGTCCTATGGATTTCGGCCCGGCCGTGGCTGCCATGACGCGATCGGAGTGATCTTCCTCGTCGTCAAGGGCAAGAACCCGAGACGGCAGTGGATCCTTGACGCGGATCTGGCGGCGGCATTCGACCGCATCGACCATGACCGCCTCCTGGCCGCTCTCGGCCACTTCCCCGCCCGGGGACTGGTCAAGCAGTGGATGAAGGCGGGTGTGCTCGATCGCGGGCGGCTGTCCCCGACCGAGGAAGGGGTCCCGCAAGGCGGGATCATTTCTCCTGTGCTGATGAACGTGGCCCTGCACGGAATGGAAGCGGCCGCCGGAGTCCGCTACCAGCTCACCGGTGTTGGTGCCGGGGAGCTGAAAGAGGGCTCGCCGAGTCTGGTCAGGTACGCCGATGATCTTGTGACGCTCTGCCACAGCCGTGGCGAGGCCGAGCAGGTCAAGGAACGGCTTGCCGGGTGGCTGGCGCCCAGGGGCCTTGCCTTCAACGAGGACAAGACACGCATCGTGCACCTCGACGAGGGCTGTGACTTCCTGGGATTCACCATCCGCCGTTACCACGGCGTGCTGCTGATCAAGCCGAGCAAGGCGGCCGTGCGACGGATCCGGGCACGGCTCACCGCCGAAGTGCGGGCTCTTCGGGGCCAGAACGCGACGGCGGTGATCGCCAAGCTCAACCCCATCATCCGGGGCTGGGCTGCCTACTACCGGGGCGTGGTGTCCAGCGAGATCTTCACCGCGCTGGACAACCACGTGTGGAAACTGGTCTACAAGTGGGCCAGGCACACCCACCCGAACAAGTCGAGGGGCTGGGTCGCCGCTCAGTACTTCGGCCGGTTCAACCGCTCCAGGCAGGACCGGTGGGTCTTCGGCGACCGGGCCTCCGGCCGCTATCTCACCAAGTTCTCCTGGACGAAGATCGTCAGACATCAGCTGGTCGCCAAGGGCGCGTCTGTGGACGATCCCGCGCTGGCCGACTACTGGGCCTCCCGGCGCCACAGGAACAAACCGCCGCTGAGTCCGTACGGACTACGCCTGCTCCAGGCGCAGCACGGACGGTGTTCCCTCTGCGGGGACCTCCTTCTGCACGCCGACCGGCAGCCGCAAAGCCCCCAGGAATGGGAGCAGTGGCTGCGGGTGACCCGGATGGCGGTGCGGAGCAATGCACTCACCGTCACCCCGGACGGAGACCAGTCCGACGATCACGTCGCATTCCAAATGATCCACACCCATTGTCACCGTCGACGCGGCGGCAGGGGCCCGGCGACTCCGGGGGCCTCGTGA
- a CDS encoding ATP-binding cassette domain-containing protein, whose translation MTSRTSGSEGGAAQQCAAPTRHAADRGAEVSRDLLTEAQYILASSASLIASAFVLTTVHPVLLPLLILAALPKGLAGVRAARLNYIASLATSKDRRLLGMLRWYMIDKQIADQVRSGTMATFLLGKYRAAGTRIDKTTDQATWRAARISLVGGAAGGLAHAAVWVALALLVSAGQISVAALGTAFLALGRVSAGLDGIVGNGARLFRTGMYLDDWADFIDEAGGHRIARGSEKPAGPTVVRAENITFSYPSADRPALSDVCLEVRRGEVVALVGENGSGKTTLSKLLSALYLPDHGAITWDGSDTRHMDAHAVWAQTAVVPQSYANWPLSARENINLGQPTEHGDAAVAAAAQAAGADEVIDQLRNGLNTLLAKEWWGGQELSGGQWQRVAIARAFHRPAGLLVLDEPTAALDPRAEHRIFTGLRQLAADRAVVLVTHRLTNVAIADRIVVLNKGRVIQDGTFTELLADSTGLFRELWDLQNTRTGPIPAPATSSEAVPADQPALF comes from the coding sequence GTGACAAGCCGCACGTCCGGTTCTGAGGGGGGTGCGGCGCAGCAATGCGCCGCACCTACCCGACACGCGGCTGACCGAGGAGCGGAGGTCTCCCGGGATCTGCTGACCGAGGCCCAGTACATCCTGGCCTCCTCGGCCTCGCTGATCGCCTCGGCATTCGTCCTGACCACGGTGCACCCGGTACTCCTGCCGCTCCTCATCCTCGCGGCGCTGCCGAAGGGCCTGGCCGGCGTGCGCGCGGCCCGCCTCAACTACATCGCCTCGCTCGCGACGTCTAAGGACCGCCGGCTGCTGGGGATGCTCCGCTGGTACATGATCGACAAACAGATCGCAGACCAGGTCCGCTCCGGCACCATGGCCACGTTCCTGCTCGGCAAATACCGCGCGGCCGGCACCCGCATCGACAAGACCACCGACCAGGCCACCTGGCGTGCCGCCCGGATCTCCCTGGTCGGGGGAGCTGCGGGAGGTCTCGCCCATGCCGCGGTGTGGGTCGCCCTGGCACTGCTGGTTTCCGCCGGGCAGATCTCCGTTGCCGCCCTTGGCACCGCCTTCCTGGCCCTGGGCCGCGTCAGCGCCGGACTGGACGGCATCGTCGGCAACGGCGCCCGGCTCTTCCGCACTGGCATGTACCTCGATGACTGGGCCGACTTCATCGACGAGGCCGGCGGCCACCGCATCGCCCGAGGCTCCGAGAAACCAGCCGGGCCCACCGTCGTACGGGCCGAGAACATCACCTTCTCGTACCCCAGCGCCGACCGTCCCGCCCTCAGCGACGTCTGTCTGGAAGTACGCCGGGGCGAAGTCGTCGCCCTGGTCGGCGAGAACGGCTCCGGCAAGACCACCCTGTCCAAGCTCCTCTCCGCGCTCTATCTGCCCGACCACGGAGCGATCACCTGGGACGGCTCCGACACACGGCACATGGACGCGCACGCCGTCTGGGCCCAAACCGCCGTCGTACCCCAGTCCTACGCGAACTGGCCCCTGTCAGCACGGGAGAACATCAACCTCGGCCAACCCACCGAACACGGAGACGCCGCCGTAGCCGCCGCAGCACAGGCAGCCGGAGCCGACGAGGTTATCGACCAACTGCGCAACGGCCTGAACACCCTGCTCGCCAAAGAATGGTGGGGAGGCCAGGAACTGTCCGGCGGACAGTGGCAGCGCGTCGCCATCGCCCGCGCCTTCCACCGCCCCGCAGGCCTCCTCGTCCTGGACGAGCCGACCGCCGCCCTCGACCCGCGCGCCGAACACCGCATTTTCACCGGCCTGCGTCAACTCGCCGCCGACCGCGCCGTCGTCCTGGTCACCCACCGGCTCACCAACGTCGCGATCGCCGACCGCATCGTCGTCCTGAACAAGGGGCGCGTCATCCAGGACGGCACGTTCACCGAACTCCTCGCCGACAGCACCGGCTTGTTCCGCGAACTGTGGGACCTGCAGAACACCCGCACTGGCCCCATCCCCGCCCCCGCCACCTCCAGCGAGGCCGTCCCAGCAGACCAGCCCGCGTTGTTCTGA
- a CDS encoding RHS repeat-associated core domain-containing protein: MTLKQRQRQVQNGRFKAPIVKEKPKQKTEAEAIAEAERSAARAQSLAASEGAARGISAAEGEVENPAGGPTYIAVVGPEGSYRSLVGASPGGTDPLVGQVFEGETLLASAEIIHSDYAHDGDNKLIDVLHQVKVTWEVSCGPNTVEYDLGQVVTAHSHAYSLVHSLSGPVVTLETPVDPEQCADVVPNQGNFSVMALATVVDVATGRTGAVVTGMSVTPGIPDEQTYGCATECASLSTAFPQPQAQRGASVNTATGAFSGVFTDAQQPSVGGGLDLTRRYSSDNTGNGSLGKGWTLPWDAKLVKDAGGNVTYTSESGAKHPYTKKSDGTYASPVTSRSALKSLADGTYTLATPDKRKLTFDADGRLTSDKNRSGQGVTYRYTGGHLDTVTDAAGRVSTATYSGGALTSMQLADGLSVDYGYTGGQLTSVTGTDGKQVTYGYDGGGRLESIQDAAKHYPVRNTYDAQGRVITQKDALGKETTYTYRNGETDTTAPDGGVWTDVYAHNYLLVQYDPFGNRTFYNYDNTANVTRVTDALGNATRYSYGANGFATSETSAVGAVWRFAYTNGNLTKVTDAEANPTTYTYRSDGLLDTAKDAAGNITTFTYTATGQLASQTDPLKNTTSYGYDAAGNVTSVRAPSGATTTYAYDASGQVTSTTDPRGNAADADPQKFTTTYTYDAAGRLDTTTDARGNTTDRDYDAAGNLTQLKDAEGGTTTYTYDAANRLKDTMRGTIRVAALDYDSTGRVISSTDATGARTTYTYDKAGRVETMTTPRGNVTGADPADYTWRYGYDRAGNQLTVTDPLGNTTATAYTADYRPATVTDPLGNTQKYTYDDMGNILRSTDALSRTTINTYNDYNQLATVRDRAGNTTAYTYDEAGRLKTETSPLGNKTTYAYNADGRLTDTVEPRGNIAGADPAQYTWHTSYDAAGNITGTTDPLGNATSRTYDSVNNLIRSGDGRKNATEYEYDKANRLTRVQAPDQGRTALSYDELGNLKTRTDANQHVTAYEYDKTGRLTKITDPLKRATSFGYDADGNRTLITNARGQKQTSAYNARNQLTSITYSDATPSVSYTYDNAGRIATVTDGTGTRSLTYDAENRPLTITSPGATNPFKYTYNNDGTIKSRTYPDGYAISYAYDTDGRIKSQTTAGKTITYGWDEAGNLLSTQLPTTTALAETRTYDRAGRLASISQGTGARHLTRDADGRVITDQFKDSATTGLASRYAYDGVGRLTRTCTDTSAADPCLDGPNGTTYSYDKVGNLTTSKTGTTVVTNDYDAADQLIKRVAGTATTNFGYDTDGNLTKDAVGTYTYDSTGRVKSATIGADSFTFGYDADGNRTTANKNGKLDRTTRWDVNNPLPQIATETNATGGLIADYNYNPAGIPQAVNQTTGVFYLLHDRQESVRAVHDSTGKETYTYTYTPWGETTGKASTTNGQTSAFGYTGQYKDPYLTGRLALRARSYDPTTARFSTTDPVPADVRSANLSPYAYANNDPANLADASGLCPLCISAGIGAAFGAVLEGGIYTWQHRNDGFTWGGLAKATGKGALTGAVAGALMPGAGNAVARGLGFAGGRALATSTVVNAGVGAAFSWGVNEVHCRPTGPWDLIAGAAGGGSSSLLGPAFSWLKNRLFMPRITVSAHTNGGPRTFPNHYDDPAVLARELADASAAGVAPIPAGTQAFDEAVTKGGEYLWAVGANGQLRIIPNVSGKIKHAVLFNGEPVQGAGSVQISNGAVTFIDDQSGHYYPWLEDNVESFLKVGVDAFRNAGIHVPDEAIKPFGW; encoded by the coding sequence ATGACGCTGAAGCAGCGTCAAAGACAGGTGCAGAACGGCCGGTTCAAGGCACCGATTGTAAAAGAAAAACCCAAGCAGAAGACTGAAGCAGAGGCCATAGCCGAAGCAGAGAGATCCGCTGCTCGGGCTCAGTCCCTCGCGGCGTCTGAGGGCGCGGCAAGAGGGATTAGCGCAGCAGAAGGCGAAGTTGAGAACCCCGCCGGGGGCCCGACCTACATCGCCGTGGTTGGCCCGGAGGGCTCTTACCGGTCACTGGTGGGTGCGAGTCCCGGTGGCACCGACCCACTCGTAGGGCAGGTCTTCGAGGGCGAGACCCTCCTCGCGAGCGCGGAGATCATCCACTCCGACTACGCCCACGACGGGGACAACAAGCTCATTGACGTCCTCCACCAGGTCAAGGTGACCTGGGAAGTCTCATGCGGCCCCAATACCGTCGAGTACGACTTGGGTCAGGTCGTAACGGCCCATTCCCATGCCTACTCGCTGGTTCACTCTCTCAGTGGCCCGGTCGTGACTCTTGAGACGCCAGTCGATCCCGAGCAGTGCGCCGACGTTGTCCCCAACCAAGGGAACTTCTCTGTCATGGCGCTCGCCACCGTTGTGGACGTCGCGACAGGCCGCACTGGCGCCGTTGTCACCGGCATGTCGGTAACACCGGGGATACCTGATGAACAGACCTACGGATGCGCGACAGAATGCGCGTCTCTGAGTACTGCCTTCCCACAGCCTCAAGCCCAGCGCGGCGCATCGGTGAACACGGCCACCGGCGCGTTCTCAGGCGTCTTCACGGACGCCCAGCAACCATCCGTCGGAGGCGGCCTCGACCTCACCCGCCGCTACTCCTCCGACAACACAGGCAATGGTTCCCTGGGCAAGGGATGGACCCTCCCCTGGGACGCCAAGCTGGTCAAGGATGCAGGCGGGAACGTCACCTACACCTCGGAGAGCGGGGCCAAGCACCCGTACACCAAGAAGTCCGACGGCACATACGCGTCTCCCGTGACCAGCAGATCGGCCTTGAAATCTTTGGCCGATGGCACCTACACCCTGGCCACCCCCGACAAGCGAAAGCTGACCTTTGACGCCGACGGGCGCCTCACGTCCGACAAGAACCGCTCCGGTCAGGGCGTGACCTACCGCTATACGGGCGGTCACCTCGACACCGTGACCGACGCTGCGGGCCGGGTGTCGACGGCCACCTATTCCGGCGGCGCGCTGACAAGCATGCAACTGGCCGACGGGCTGAGCGTTGACTACGGCTACACCGGAGGCCAGCTGACGAGCGTCACCGGAACCGACGGTAAGCAGGTCACGTACGGCTACGACGGCGGCGGTCGGCTCGAGTCGATCCAGGACGCAGCCAAGCACTACCCCGTTCGCAACACCTATGACGCACAAGGGCGCGTGATCACTCAGAAAGACGCCCTCGGGAAGGAAACGACCTACACCTACCGGAACGGGGAGACCGACACCACCGCCCCGGACGGCGGGGTGTGGACCGACGTCTACGCCCACAACTACCTTCTCGTCCAGTACGACCCCTTCGGTAACCGGACGTTCTACAACTACGACAACACGGCGAACGTCACCAGAGTCACCGATGCGCTGGGCAACGCCACCCGCTACAGCTATGGAGCCAACGGATTTGCCACATCCGAGACTTCGGCTGTCGGCGCAGTCTGGCGCTTTGCCTACACCAACGGAAACCTGACCAAAGTCACGGACGCCGAAGCGAACCCGACCACGTACACCTACCGGTCGGACGGCCTTCTCGACACTGCCAAGGACGCCGCCGGAAATATCACGACCTTCACCTATACCGCCACCGGACAGCTCGCCTCACAGACCGACCCGCTGAAGAACACCACCAGCTACGGCTACGACGCCGCCGGCAACGTCACATCTGTCAGGGCACCCAGCGGAGCCACCACCACCTATGCCTACGACGCGTCAGGCCAGGTGACCAGCACCACCGACCCGCGCGGCAACGCCGCCGACGCCGACCCGCAGAAGTTCACCACCACCTACACCTACGACGCGGCCGGACGCCTCGACACAACGACCGACGCCAGGGGCAACACGACCGACCGAGACTACGACGCGGCCGGGAATCTGACCCAGCTAAAGGACGCCGAGGGCGGTACGACCACCTACACCTACGACGCGGCCAACCGCCTCAAGGACACCATGCGCGGCACCATCCGTGTTGCCGCGCTGGACTACGACTCCACGGGCAGGGTCATCTCCAGCACGGATGCCACCGGCGCGCGGACGACCTACACGTACGACAAGGCCGGCCGGGTGGAGACCATGACCACGCCGCGCGGCAACGTCACCGGAGCCGATCCAGCCGACTACACCTGGAGGTACGGCTACGACAGGGCTGGCAACCAGCTGACCGTCACCGACCCCCTCGGCAACACCACCGCCACCGCCTACACGGCCGACTACCGCCCTGCCACCGTCACCGATCCGCTGGGCAACACCCAGAAGTACACGTACGACGACATGGGCAACATCCTGCGCAGCACGGACGCCCTGAGCCGGACGACCATCAACACCTACAACGACTACAACCAGCTCGCCACGGTCAGGGACCGCGCCGGCAACACCACCGCCTACACCTACGACGAGGCTGGCCGCCTCAAGACCGAGACCTCGCCACTGGGCAACAAGACCACCTACGCCTACAACGCCGACGGTCGGCTCACCGACACCGTGGAGCCCCGCGGCAACATCGCCGGGGCCGATCCAGCCCAGTACACCTGGCACACTTCCTACGACGCGGCGGGCAACATCACCGGCACCACCGATCCGCTCGGCAACGCGACCAGCCGCACCTACGACAGCGTCAACAACCTCATCCGCAGCGGCGACGGCCGTAAGAATGCCACCGAATACGAGTACGACAAGGCCAACCGCCTCACCAGGGTTCAGGCTCCAGACCAGGGCAGAACAGCTCTCTCCTACGACGAGCTGGGCAACCTCAAGACCCGCACCGACGCCAACCAACACGTCACCGCCTACGAGTACGACAAGACCGGCCGCCTCACCAAGATCACCGACCCCCTGAAGAGAGCCACCTCTTTCGGCTACGACGCCGATGGCAACCGGACCCTCATCACCAACGCCCGCGGGCAGAAGCAGACCAGCGCCTACAACGCCCGCAACCAGCTGACCTCGATCACCTACTCGGACGCCACCCCGTCCGTCAGCTACACCTACGACAATGCCGGACGGATCGCAACGGTCACCGACGGAACCGGTACCCGGAGCCTGACCTATGACGCCGAGAACCGGCCGTTGACCATCACATCGCCCGGTGCCACCAACCCGTTCAAGTACACCTACAACAACGACGGCACCATCAAGAGCCGCACCTACCCCGACGGCTACGCCATCAGCTACGCCTACGACACCGACGGCCGCATCAAGTCACAGACCACAGCAGGCAAGACCATCACCTACGGATGGGACGAGGCCGGCAACCTCCTCTCCACCCAACTGCCCACCACTACGGCCCTGGCCGAGACCCGAACCTACGACCGGGCTGGTCGTCTCGCCTCCATCTCCCAAGGAACCGGCGCCCGGCACCTCACCCGCGACGCCGACGGACGCGTCATCACAGATCAGTTCAAGGACTCCGCCACCACCGGGCTCGCCAGCCGCTACGCCTACGACGGCGTCGGCCGCCTGACCCGGACATGCACCGACACCTCAGCAGCCGACCCATGCCTCGACGGCCCCAACGGCACAACGTACAGCTACGACAAGGTCGGCAACCTCACCACCTCCAAGACCGGCACCACCGTCGTCACCAACGACTACGACGCTGCCGACCAACTGATCAAACGCGTAGCCGGCACGGCCACCACGAACTTCGGCTACGACACCGACGGCAACCTCACCAAGGACGCCGTCGGCACCTACACCTACGACTCCACCGGCCGCGTCAAGTCCGCCACCATCGGAGCCGACTCTTTCACCTTCGGCTATGACGCCGACGGCAACCGCACCACCGCCAACAAGAACGGCAAACTCGACCGCACCACACGCTGGGACGTCAACAACCCGCTGCCCCAGATAGCCACTGAAACCAACGCCACCGGCGGCCTCATTGCCGACTACAACTACAATCCCGCCGGCATCCCCCAGGCCGTCAACCAAACCACGGGCGTCTTCTACCTCCTGCACGACCGCCAGGAATCCGTGCGCGCTGTCCACGACTCCACCGGCAAAGAGACCTACACCTACACCTACACGCCCTGGGGCGAAACCACCGGCAAGGCCAGCACCACCAACGGACAAACCAGTGCCTTCGGCTACACCGGCCAATACAAGGACCCTTACCTCACCGGCCGCCTCGCCCTGAGGGCCCGCAGCTACGACCCCACGACTGCCCGCTTCAGTACCACCGACCCCGTACCCGCCGACGTCCGCAGCGCCAACCTTTCCCCGTACGCCTACGCCAACAACGACCCCGCCAACCTGGCCGACGCCTCGGGTCTCTGCCCGCTGTGCATCAGCGCAGGGATCGGCGCAGCCTTCGGGGCCGTACTCGAAGGTGGCATCTACACCTGGCAACACCGCAACGACGGCTTCACCTGGGGTGGCCTCGCCAAAGCAACCGGTAAGGGAGCCCTCACTGGTGCCGTCGCGGGAGCCCTCATGCCCGGCGCCGGCAACGCAGTCGCCCGCGGCCTGGGCTTCGCCGGCGGACGCGCCCTCGCCACCTCAACGGTCGTCAACGCAGGCGTAGGAGCGGCCTTCTCCTGGGGCGTCAACGAAGTCCACTGCCGCCCCACAGGTCCCTGGGACCTGATCGCCGGGGCAGCTGGCGGTGGCAGCAGCAGCCTTCTCGGACCAGCCTTCAGCTGGCTCAAGAACCGGCTCTTCATGCCACGCATCACGGTCTCCGCACACACCAACGGCGGACCGCGCACCTTCCCCAACCACTACGACGACCCCGCCGTCCTCGCCCGGGAATTGGCCGACGCATCCGCAGCCGGTGTCGCCCCCATCCCTGCAGGCACCCAAGCCTTCGACGAGGCCGTGACAAAGGGAGGCGAATACCTGTGGGCCGTCGGAGCCAACGGCCAGCTCCGCATCATCCCCAACGTGTCCGGCAAGATTAAACACGCAGTACTGTTTAACGGGGAGCCCGTACAGGGAGCAGGAAGCGTGCAGATCAGCAATGGGGCAGTCACGTTCATCGACGACCAGAGCGGCCACTACTACCCCTGGCTCGAGGACAACGTGGAATCATTCCTCAAGGTGGGTGTTGACGCCTTCCGGAATGCGGGAATACACGTGCCCGATGAAGCAATCAAACCATTCGGCTGGTGA
- a CDS encoding ATP-binding protein, with protein MLLILTGSSCSGKSTLAFAVADRIDHIAVHDTDESGVPRNPPSHWRNHNTEEWIRRALDYQAHGIDLLLTGQAPLGEVLAAPSASLLDGIALCLIDVDDEDRGRRLRQRDPGRWSESDVDRFNNWAAWHRGHAADPRHRPDVITASSAPMMAWHRWTSWTAEDPRWQIHLINTTNRGPEKSADDLEQWVNRQRQAVRAGRHPLCRGWAEQRPPLR; from the coding sequence ATGCTGCTGATACTGACCGGATCGAGCTGCTCCGGGAAGTCCACCCTCGCATTCGCTGTTGCCGACCGGATTGATCACATCGCCGTCCATGACACCGACGAGAGCGGAGTTCCGCGCAACCCACCCTCGCACTGGCGGAATCACAACACGGAGGAGTGGATTCGCCGCGCGCTTGACTACCAAGCTCACGGTATCGACCTCCTGTTGACAGGCCAGGCACCGCTCGGCGAGGTTCTGGCCGCCCCCTCGGCGTCTCTGCTGGACGGCATCGCACTCTGCCTCATCGACGTCGACGACGAGGACCGTGGCCGCCGGCTCCGCCAGCGCGACCCAGGCCGCTGGTCGGAGTCCGACGTAGACCGTTTCAACAACTGGGCGGCTTGGCACCGCGGTCACGCCGCCGACCCCCGGCATCGTCCGGACGTCATCACCGCCAGCAGCGCACCCATGATGGCGTGGCACCGCTGGACGTCCTGGACCGCCGAGGACCCCCGCTGGCAGATCCATCTCATCAACACCACTAACCGTGGCCCTGAGAAGTCCGCCGACGACCTGGAGCAGTGGGTCAACCGGCAGCGCCAAGCCGTCCGGGCAGGCCGTCATCCCTTGTGTCGCGGCTGGGCGGAGCAACGTCCGCCCCTGCGATGA
- a CDS encoding pyridoxamine 5'-phosphate oxidase family protein produces the protein MSTEIRNQGDGYVEFWREYHLCTLTTVRPDGSPHVVPVGVTVDADAGIARVITRKSSKKVANILAAQPGPARVAVCQVDGGRWATLEGTAEVRTHPEVVNDAVARYGNRYGRTPAPDPERVVIEITIERAMGQVDTPKPRAVNVAE, from the coding sequence ATGTCAACCGAGATACGCAACCAAGGCGATGGCTACGTGGAGTTCTGGCGGGAGTACCACTTGTGCACGCTGACCACGGTGCGCCCCGATGGCAGCCCTCACGTTGTGCCCGTCGGAGTCACCGTTGACGCCGACGCCGGCATCGCTCGGGTTATCACCCGCAAATCCAGCAAGAAAGTCGCCAACATCCTTGCCGCGCAACCCGGTCCGGCCCGCGTAGCCGTCTGCCAAGTCGACGGAGGGCGCTGGGCCACCCTGGAGGGCACAGCCGAAGTCCGCACGCACCCGGAAGTCGTGAACGATGCCGTAGCGCGCTATGGCAACCGATACGGTCGGACGCCGGCTCCGGACCCCGAGCGGGTGGTCATCGAGATCACGATCGAGCGAGCCATGGGGCAGGTAGACACACCCAAGCCAAGAGCCGTGAACGTCGCTGAATAG